One window from the genome of Kluyveromyces marxianus DMKU3-1042 DNA, complete genome, chromosome 3 encodes:
- the GSY2 gene encoding glycogen (starch) synthase GSY2, which translates to MTRDIANHLLFEVATEVANKVGGIYSVLKSKAPITCKQYGPKYMLLGPLNPQSMQVEVEPVDWEKEENFYIKEVQWALRSMYNRGVRFTYGRWLIDGAPMVILFDINSVRGYMNEWKADLWEIAGIPSPDGDFETNDAILLGYTVAWFLGELAHMNQTNAIVAHFHEWLAGVAVPLCRKRRIDVVTIFTTHATLLGRYLCAGNVDFYNNLDKFDVDAEAGKRGIYHRYCIERAAAHSSDVFTTVSQITAYESEHLLKRKPDGILPNGLNVIKFQAVHEFQNLHALKKEKINDFIRGHFHGNFDFDLDKTLYFFIAGRYEYRNKGADMFIEALARLNHRLKASGSKMTVVAFIIMPAKNKSYTVDELRGQAVVSQLENSVKDVTQLIGKRIFEHAMRFPHNGTKTEIPTSLEELLKPSDKVLLKKRVFALRRPEGTLPPIVTHNMVDDATDPVLNQIRRVQLFNNSYDRVKIIFHPEFLNANNPILSLDYDEFVRGCHLGVFPSYYEPWGYTPAECTVMGIPSITTNLSGFGAYMEDLIEKDQAKDYGIYIVDRRFKNPDESVNQLVDYMEEFVLKTRRQRINQRNRTERLSDLLDWRRMGLEYVKARQLALRRAYPDEFKELTGGNELDDSNMDSMAGKKQKIKVARPLSVPGSPKDSRASSVGAVMMTPGDFGTLQDANNADDYFHLAMDDDEEDDEEDY; encoded by the coding sequence ATGACTCGTGACATTGCGAACCATTTGTTGTTCGAAGTGGCGACTGAGGTCGCCAATAAGGTTGGTGGTATTTACTCGGTTTTGAAGTCGAAGGCGCCTATCACGTGCAAGCAGTATGGCCCTAAGTACATGCTTTTGGGTCCGTTGAACCCGCAATCGATGCAGGTGGAGGTGGAGCCCGTGGACTGGGAGAAAGAGGAGAACTTCTACATCAAGGAGGTGCAATGGGCGTTGCGTTCGATGTACAACCGTGGGGTGCGTTTCACGTACGGGCGCTGGCTTATCGACGGAGCGCCCATGGTGATTTTGTTCGATATCAACTCCGTGCGCGGTTACATGAACGAGTGGAAGGCGGATCTGTGGGAGATCGCGGGCATTCCGTCACCGGACGGAGACTTCGAGACCAACGACGCCATCTTGTTGGGCTACACGGTGGCGTGGTTCCTAGGCGAATTGGCCCACATGAACCAGACCAACGCCATCGTGGCGCATTTCCACGAGTGGTTGGCCGGTGTGGCCGTCCCGTTGTGCAGAAAACGTCGCATCGACGTCGTCACCATCTTTACCACACACGCAACTTTGCTAGGAAGATACTTGTGTGCCGGTAACGTCGATTTCTACAACAACTTGGACAAGTTCGACGTGGACGCCGAAGCGGGCAAACGTGGGATCTACCACCGTTACTGCATCGAGCGCGCCGCCGCCCACAGCTCAGACGTGTTCACCACAGTCTCACAGATCACAGCGTATGAAAGTGAACATCTTTTGAAACGTAAACCAGACGGCATCTTGCCCAACGGTTTGAACGTCATCAAGTTCCAAGCAGTTCACGAATTCCAAAACTTGCATGCAttgaaaaaggaaaagatcaaTGACTTCATCAGAGGCCATTTCCACGGCAACTTCGACTTCGACCTTGACAAGACTCTATACTTCTTTATCGCTGGCCGGTATGAGTACCGTAATAAGGGTGCCGATATGTTCATAGAAGCGTTGGCTAGATTGAACCACAGATTAAAGGCTTCCGGGTCCAAAATGACAGTCGTTGCATTCATCATCATGCCAGCAAAAAATAAGTCCTACACCGTCGACGAACTAAGAGGACAAGCTGTCGTGAGCCAGTTGGAAAACTCCGTCAAGGATGTTACCCAACTCATCGGTAAGAGAATCTTCGAACACGCCATGAGATTCCCTCATAACGGCACAAAGACAGAAATCCCAACTTCCCTTgaagaattgttgaaaCCAAGCGACAAGGTCCTATTGAAGAAACGTGTGTTTGCATTGCGTAGGCCAGAGGGAACCCTACCCCCAATCGTGACCCACAACATGGTGGACGACGCTACGGATCCCGTCTTGAACCAAATCAGACGTGTCCAATTGTTCAACAACTCGTACGATCGTGTCAAGATCATTTTCCATCCAGAGTTCTTGAACGCCAATAACCCAATCTTATCTCTAGATTACGACGAGTTCGTCAGAGGTTGCCATTTGGGTGTGTTCCCTTCGTATTACGAGCCATGGGGTTACACCCCAGCAGAGTGTACCGTCATGGGTATCCCATCCATCACAACCAACTTGTCCGGTTTTGGTGCATACATGGAGGATTTGATAGAGAAGGATCAGGCTAAGGATTACGGTATCTACATCGTAGACCGTCGTTTCAAAAACCCAGACGAGTCTGTCAACCAGCTTGTCGACTACATGGAGGAGTTCGTCCTCAAGACCCGTAGACAAAGAAtcaaccaaagaaacagaactgAACGTTTATCCGATCTATTGGACTGGAGACGTATGGGTTTAGAATACGTCAAGGCTCGTCAACTTGCCTTGCGTAGAGCGTACCCAGATGagttcaaagaattgaCAGGCGGAAACGAACTCGATGACTCCAACATGGATTCAATGGCAGgtaaaaaacaaaaaatcaagGTCGCAAGACCTTTGAGTGTCCCTGGCTCTCCAAAGGACTCTAGAGCAAGCAGCGTTGGCGCCGTAATGATGACTCCCGGCGATTTCGGGACTCTACAAGACGCTAACAACGCAGATGACTATTTCCATCTTGCCATGGATGACGACGAAgaggacgatgaagaagattattAG
- the CMK2 gene encoding serine/threonine-protein kinase codes for MFKKDRVPREEYVQKPEEPEPVEGHKLTKLFNKVTGQPDSYVNKQDYIFGKTLGAGTFGVVRQARCISTGENVAVKILLKKALKGQSVQMQMLYDELNILQQLDHPNIVKFKDWFESKEKFYIVTQLATGGELFDRILEKGKFCEEDAVFIIKQILEAVEYMHKKNIVHRDLKPENILYLDKSENSRLVIGDFGIAKELKGDHDLIHKAAGSMGYVAPEVLTTSGHGKPCDIWSIGVITYTLLCGYSPFLAESADGFIEECTSGEYPVVFHKPYWNSVSKTAKEFILWALTVNPARRPTAKDLLNDIWITSTESSKTDLFPEIRKGFDAHKKFRDAVEIVKLNNRIKKLKLLYENQEDGSDTDIEVNPTDSLESIQSSMKTMSIKDGQGDLHSSLKQNAFAQLVLTASKHKDKVKNFQETEEETS; via the coding sequence aTGTTTAAGAAGGATCGCGTACCCCGGGAGGAATATGTTCAAAAGCCTGAGGAGCCGGAACCTGTTGAGGGCCATAAACTGACGAAGCTTTTCAACAAAGTGACTGGACAGCCAGATTCTTATGTGAACAAACAGGACTATATATTTGGGAAGACGTTAGGTGCTGGTACGTTTGGTGTTGTGAGACAAGCACGGTGTATTTCTACAGGGGAGAATGTGGCAGTGAagattttgttgaagaaggctTTGAAGGGCCAAAGTGTGCAAATGCAGATGTTGTACGATGAGCTTAATATTTTGCAGCAGTTGGACCATCCTAACATTGTAAAGTTCAAGGATTGGTTTGAGTCGAAAGAGAAGTTTTACATTGTGACGCAGTTGGCTACTGGAGGGGAGTTGTTTGACCGGATATTGGAGAAGGGGAAATTCTGCGAGGAGGATGCTGTTTTCATTATAAAGCAGATATTGGAGGCCGTGGAGTATATGcataaaaagaatattgtaCATAGGGATTTGAAACCGGAGAACATTTTGTACCTAGACAAGTCAGAGAACTCGCGCTTGGTGATTGGTGATTTCGGTATCGCAAAGGAGCTCAAGGGAGACCATGATCTAATCCATAAGGCAGCAGGATCCATGGGGTATGTTGCACCGGAAGTTTTGACCACATCGGGCCACGGAAAACCCTGTGATATCTGGTCAATTGGTGTCATAACGTACACGTTACTTTGTGGTTACTCGCCGTTCTTGGCTGAGAGCGCGGATGGTTTCATCGAGGAATGTACAAGTGGTGAATACCCTGTCGTGTTCCACAAACCATACTGGAATAGCGTTTCTAAGACAGCTAAGGAGTTCATCCTATGGGCTCTTACAGTTAATCCAGCAAGGAGACCAACAGCCAAAGATTTGCTCAACGACATATGGATTACTTCCACCGAATCTTCTAAGACAGACTTGTTCCCTGAAATCCGTAAGGGCTTCGACGCTCACAAGAAGTTCCGTGATGCAGTCGAGATTGTTAAATTGAACAACAGAATCAAGAAACTAAAACTGTTGTACGAGAACCAAGAAGATGGTTCAGATACCGATATCGAAGTCAACCCCACAGATTCATTGGAATCCATCCAAAGCTCCATGAAAACAATGTCAATAAAGGATGGACAAGGCGACCTGCATTCATCATTGAAACAAAACGCTTTCGCACAGCTTGTCCTGACGGCATCCAAGCACAAGGACAAGGTCAAGAACTTCCAAGAAACCGAGGAAGAAACCTCTTAA
- the PDC2 gene encoding Pdc2p has translation MGLSIEQKYNICLMAEKHPKWTQAELAQWAYQVYQLPSKPSQGTISRLLAKKSEFMNSKEHEKDSNRLRRPNNLLVHKILQEWVSQSIWNGIPVSLPVIQDTAQSVWHKIPPEYREGKGSFSHKWVANFLSRMNLSTHIIEHDMPKHPKVWYFDERSSLKQFISNISEDSLFTLDETFLAYNLPLDYAQYETNSIQKRLEVVTVMLCSNLKGTEKMNPLVIGRYENYNSFKNFMKDDGHSVGQDSHLGEKTGKRFGIVYQSNRKSWLTSTIFHDWLVAFDKRLVSDNRKIWIILDDSCSHRIINLNLQNIELIYTSANSRFLPFNWGVLEEFKARYRIQQYKALIDLQKNISQDSGDSRLLTYEQSCLTMTNAFKFIKIAWDAIPKERINATWKNSGILPYKLLHHEEMGPNTFQKNKALETSLNELCNTYSCMRKWDYSMLLHLNIENKNKNFLSLEEIIESSIVDQWEPEVRQDTLLLEDMDDLFNTFNTAPPTKRITPMENQILNDQSKLLSDQIPVTDSYGMITTSNDNQDNKISTVSELIDNNTEDIFGNMLDENFFSDELLTTIGDPFANKLNGNNEQSQPVQPPQRPQSSLSAVRVAEIPSNTSPYSDEGRSAVYGGGAEVPKSHSSHSSPYVEGSGGQQTETMILPSYVNQIFSKGSSVEIENDKLVMMTTLQTNVELAKAMGTILKHSELQEVGLSEASLKEMKMGYQNCLKRITKARHFLNSMDKKRRQQNIEHQFLTSHSGSPQDSISSMHIADSFFENFAENHSTASSS, from the coding sequence ATGGGTCTTTCTATTGAGCAAAAGTATAATATCTGCCTTATGGCAGAGAAACATCCCAAATGGACACAAGCAGAGTTGGCACAATGGGCTTATCAAGTTTACCAGCTTCCATCAAAGCCATCACAAGGAACGATATCCCGACTTTTGGCTAAGAAGAGCGAATTTATGAATAGTAAAGAGCACGAGAAGGATTCCAATCGACTTCGACGCCCGAACAATCTTTTAGTTCATAAGATTTTGCAGGAATGGGTATCACAGTCAATATGGAATGGGATTCCAGTTTCCTTACCTGTAATTCAAGACACAGCCCAATCTGTGTGGCACAAAATCCCACCTGAGTATAGGGAGGGAAAGGGTTCTTTCAGTCATAAATGGGTCGCCAACTTTCTTTCTCGGATGAATCTTTCGACGCATATTATCGAACATGATATGCCAAAACATCCTAAAGTATGGTATTTCGATGAGCGGTCATCGTTAAAGCAATTCATTTCTAATATATCCGAAGACTCACTTTTTACCCTGGACGAGACTTTTCTTGCCTATAACCTTCCCTTAGACTATGCACAATACGAAACTAACAGCATTCAGAAGAGACTCGAGGTTGTTACTGTTATGCTATGTTCTAACTTAAAGGGAACTGAAAAAATGAACCCTTTAGTGATCGGGAGATACGAAAACTATAACagcttcaagaattttATGAAAGATGATGGCCATTCAGTTGGTCAAGATAGCCATTTGGGGGAAAAAACCGGAAAGAGATTTGGGATCGTATACCAAAGTAATAGAAAATCATGGCTCACTAGTACTATATTTCACGATTGGCTAGTCGCTTTTGATAAAAGGTTGGTGTCCGACAATAGAAAAATTTGGATTATATTAGACGATTCGTGCTCTCATAGAATCataaatttaaatttacAAAACATTGAGTTAATTTACACTTCTGCAAACTCGAGGTTTTTACCTTTTAATTGGGGTGTTTTAGAAGAGTTCAAGGCTAGGTATAGAATTCAGCAATATAAAGCCCTAATTGacttacaaaaaaatatatctcAAGACTCCGGAGATTCAAGACTGCTTACCTATGAGCAGAGCTGCTTGACGATGACAAATGCGTTCAAGTTTATTAAAATAGCATGGGATGCTATACCCAAAGAGAGAATTAATGCAACTTGGAAAAACTCTGGTATTCTCCCATATAAACTTCTACATCATGAGGAAATGGGACCAAAtactttccaaaagaacaaagcTTTAGAAACCTCTTTGAACGAACTTTGTAACACTTACAGCTGTATGAGAAAATGGGATTATTCAATGCTTTTGCATTTAAACATCGagaataagaataagaacTTTTTGAGTTTGGAGGAAATAATTGAAAGTTCGATAGTTGATCAATGGGAGCCAGAAGTAAGACAAGACACTCTATTGCTCGAAGATATGGATGACCTTTTCAATACCTTCAATACAGCCCCGCCTACCAAAAGAATAACACCAATGGAAAATCAAATCCTGAATGATCAATCGAAGCTTCTATCGGACCAAATCCCTGTTACAGATTCATATGGTATGATCACAACATCAAACGATAACCAAGATaacaaaatatcaacaGTCAGTGAATTAATAGATAATAATACGGAAGATATCTTTGGGAATATGCTGGATGAGAATTTCTTCTCAGATGAACTTCTGACCACCATCGGTGATCCATTTGCAAATAAGCTAAATGGAAATAACGAACAATCACAACCGGTTCAACCTCCTCAACGCCCACAATCTAGTTTATCTGCAGTTAGAGTGGCTGAAATACCAAGTAATACATCGCCTTATTCCGATGAGGGAAGATCTGCTGTGTACGGTGGTGGTGCGGAGGTACCAAAATCCCATTCCTCTCATTCCTCTCCTTATGTTGAAGGATCAGGTGGGCAACAGACCGAGACAATGATATTACCTTCCTACGTAAACCAAATATTTTCCAAAGGGTCTTctgttgaaattgaaaacgaTAAACTTGTGATGATGACAACATTACAAACTAATGTGGAACTTGCTAAGGCAATGGGTACAATTTTAAAGCATTCTGAACTCCAAGAGGTTGGTCTTTCAGAAGCTTCactaaaagaaatgaaaatgggGTACCAGAATTGTCTAAAGCGAATTACCAAAGCAAGACATTTTCTCAATTCCATGGATAAAAAAAGACGGcaacaaaatattgaaCATCAATTTTTGACCTCGCATTCCGGAAGTCCTCAGGATTCAATCTCTTCGATGCATATTGCAGATTCTTTTTTCGAGAACTTTGCAGAGAATCATAGCACAGCAAGCTCTTCATAG